Proteins encoded by one window of Dendropsophus ebraccatus isolate aDenEbr1 chromosome 4, aDenEbr1.pat, whole genome shotgun sequence:
- the LOC138789671 gene encoding uncharacterized protein, with protein sequence MERPEKRQRRFWSKQWLQQRDTFSHMPLLQEIRDTHPEDYRNYLRMSEDSFVKLLNMVKPMIEKKDTLMRKAIPAEQRLAATLRFLATGRSLQDLRFTTAISQSMLSRIIPETCTAILMALKSEYLKFPKTPQEWNIVAKGFEDQWQFPNCGGSIDGKHIRICQPANSGSFYYNYKGFFSIILMAIVDANYEFLMVDVGKNGRVSDGGVLELTTFYHMLREGKLGLPSNDENKENLNFVFIGDEAFPLHPHLMKPFPQKSLNDLRRVYNYRLSRARRVVENAFGIMANRFRVFHTAINLKPESIDKVVLACCVLHNYLRRNDSAQYSPPSLIDNDNSSSISCADWQQDSLALAPLQPCLSGRPSDSAIECRERYLHYFNNAGAVSWQNDI encoded by the exons ATGGAGAGACCGGAAAAGCGGCAGAGACGTTTCTGGTCAAAGCAGTGGCTGCAGCAGCGAGATACCTTTTCACACATGCCTCTTTTACAGGAAATCAGGGACACACACCCCGAGGACTACAGGAATTATTTGCGCATGTCTGAGGATTCGTTTGTAAAACTGCTTAACATGGTAAAGCCAATGATCGAGAAAAAGGACACGCTTATGCGCAAGGCCATCCCAGCTGAACAACGTCTAGCGGCAACACTGCGTTTTTTGGCAACTGGACGATCACTACAAGACCTCCGATTCACCACTGCCATATCACAATCAATGTTATCGAGGATTATCCCTGAAACTTGCACCGCTATTCTGATGGCTCTAAAGTCTGAGTACTTAAAG TTTCCAAAGACTCCGCAAGAATGGAATATTGTTGCTAAAGGATTTGAAGACCAGTGGCAGTTCCCTAATTGTGGTGGATCGATAGACGGAAAACACATCCGCATTTGTCAGCCTGCAAATTCTGGTTCTTTTTATTATAACTAcaaaggttttttttcaattattttaatGGCGATAGTGGATGCCAACTATGAATTTTTGATGGTGGATGTTGGCAAAAATGGTCGAGTGTCAGACGGGGGTGTTCTGGAACTGACTACATTTTATCACATGCTACGTGAGGGAAAACTTGGATTGCCCAGCAATGatgaaaataaagaaaatttaaattttgtcTTTATTGGTGATGAGGCTTTCCCACTTCATCCGCATTTGATGAAACCATTCCCCCAAAAGAGCCTCAATGATCTGCGGCGGGTATACAACTATAGACTCTCAAGAGCCCGCAGAGTTGTTGAGAATGCTTTCGGTATTATGGCCAACCGTTTTAGAGTTTTCCATACGGCCATAAACCTCAAACCAGAAAGTATTGACAAGGTGGTCCTTGCATGCTGTGTTTTGCACAATTATTTACGGAGAAATGACAGTGCTCAATATAGCCCACCCAGTCTGATTGACAATGACAATTCAAGCAGTATAAGCTGTGCTGATTGGCAACAGGACTCTTTAGCGCTGGCTCCTCTGCAACCCTGCTTATCTGGCCGTCCTAGTGACTCTGCAATTGAATGTAGGGAACGTTACCTACATTATTTTAATAATGCTGGCGCGGTGTCTTGGCAGAATGACATATAA